A DNA window from Candidatus Sulfidibacterium hydrothermale contains the following coding sequences:
- a CDS encoding phosphoribosyltransferase-like protein, which translates to MNNKLEKLLKFESIFEQKRWTQINGYDEKLDRFGSLIDVLKEEEINLIIELTHMFQWMSYNDYHNNLRMLLKQVLKESLKNKNQLILFPIIKPTDEDKLKSGHVVMKMIESIKPSISGFKNVRLKLFSEFKDIKSDNFQMGKSDYFILVDDYIGSGKTLTKTLSKINENGSIRNNYGVLAIAIQKQAKQLFEEKGITIYNSMILKKGISDTYISPELEKKIEIMQKIENKIPKVSKYRFGYEKSEALISLMKTPNNTFPVFWKGLINKGEEIEAPFQRY; encoded by the coding sequence ATGAATAACAAACTAGAAAAACTTTTAAAGTTTGAATCAATTTTTGAGCAAAAACGATGGACTCAAATAAATGGTTATGATGAAAAATTAGATCGTTTCGGTAGTTTAATAGATGTCCTTAAAGAAGAAGAAATAAACTTAATAATAGAACTTACACATATGTTTCAGTGGATGTCTTATAACGATTATCATAATAATTTAAGGATGCTTTTAAAGCAAGTTTTAAAAGAATCTCTTAAAAATAAAAATCAATTAATTCTTTTTCCAATTATAAAACCTACAGATGAAGATAAATTAAAGAGCGGACATGTTGTAATGAAAATGATTGAAAGTATTAAACCCTCAATTAGTGGATTCAAGAATGTTAGATTAAAACTTTTTTCAGAATTTAAAGATATCAAATCTGATAATTTCCAAATGGGTAAAAGTGATTACTTTATTCTTGTTGATGATTACATTGGGTCAGGAAAAACATTAACTAAAACCCTTTCAAAAATTAATGAAAATGGAAGTATTAGGAATAATTACGGAGTATTAGCAATTGCTATACAAAAACAAGCCAAGCAACTATTTGAAGAAAAAGGCATTACGATTTATAATTCAATGATTTTAAAAAAAGGAATATCCGATACTTATATTTCGCCAGAATTAGAGAAGAAAATAGAAATAATGCAAAAGATTGAAAATAAAATACCGAAAGTTTCTAAATATAGATTTGGATATGAAAAATCAGAAGCATTAATATCACTAATGAAAACGCCAAATAATACTTTTCCTGTATTTTGGAAAGGATTAATTAATAAAGGAGAAGAAATTGAAGCACCATTTCAAAGATATTAG